The Flavobacterium sp. HJ-32-4 genome contains a region encoding:
- a CDS encoding LamG-like jellyroll fold domain-containing protein codes for MASQLLSFCGLGTGLPRFLFLFAMLVSSATAQTNTFTGTSTIGTTSDFTRSPRFADFDNDGDVDIAFYSDGTNYRLYKNDGTGLFANTFTTLVAVTNMPIEVADMDNDSDVDLVDYNGKVWVNNGSGSFSQLSGVTLKQNAGGGIGAIKLIDFNGDGKRDVVWGNNATGATARNEVWLNSGTTGAPAFTYTYGFSATNGNSAIDVGDIDNDGDNDILLGASANGTEVFKNNDGVFTAGTFAGTYSAVVKLNDWDKDGDLDLLTWSTYNGVGMRVFLNNGSGTFGSLSYTAPVMGGSIDYGDVNGDGYLDALISNGTGGTTSLLINNGCALVERTNVAVHGPHGSFLADFNADGRPDVFIASRFNTTTNLSQIYTSSLGKTNIRTAPGNALNFDGANDYVSVPDANSLDLTTNYTIEAWIRPTAFSALAGIVSKNQVNGSAGYTLRLSGTAPFTGINFDGLETAAGVLEAGRWYHIAAVKSGTTRTLYVNGIAVTMTGTALTTAANTDALTIGVDYLAAPRYFSGSIDEVRLWAAARSLSDITSNNKNILSCGTQTGLVAYYKLDNGTVGANNSLYFVANDFTGANNGILTNFALTGTGSNWVESYAMAVPTATASTANTGVGFTANWTAPAVGLVTNYLLDVSTSSAFTSFVSGYNGLSVSGTSYAVTGLSGNTTYYYRVRADKNTLSGQGAYSNTIAASTLPTAPGNALGFDGVNDFVAVSSPTAIPIANATYTMEAWMLPRTLNSNGNGNGIIGWGNYGTTNQANAFKYQNGSLANYWWANDLSVSVGNLVGRWSHVACSFDGTTRRIYLNGALVASDTPTGHNVPNAANFRVGLTISSAALLNSFFDGSLDEVRVWNVARTQAQIQAGMYTTISPSSTGLVAYYSFNSGSPAGTNTGLSTLVDQTSNNNAGTLTNFALSGNTSNWLESYAMVIPTTTAATAIGSTGFTVNWTAPTVGTVTNYLLDVSTSSTFASFVPGYNALVVNGTSQAVTGLAGSTTYYYRVRADKTSVTGQGGYSNATNLTTNPLLTWTGATNNDWAIATNWSPNQVPDGTVDILVASGNPVLNTALTVAANKSLTISGTGALTVGPTGVLTVAGTVNFNGKDVTLKSDATGTASIGQVTGSLLGATNVTIERYIPAKRAWRILSAPLKGTSNNGIAANWQGVPTEGLLLFSPATYNSQTMTGYTTGGNAPNIWRYAAGWQAIPNLTTESLYGAAAADTKPFLVFVTGPQGSANIGAGATATTLKPKGELVTGAVNYSGLSTGVFQVMANPYASAIDPVALAASNPNFKFWMLDPSLGSLGGYVTYDGTNWTPVAPVGNARNIQSGQGFFVRSASGTAFTLQESQKVSGSSTNWFERNGSGVMTEDADKIRILLYKPDESGWKLADGILAVNQASGNNALDEADTNKISNFNESLMFRNGTTNLAIEYRGLPELGDTQQIRMTGTTAGAYQLEVIVENYTNSGLQPALEDTLAGTVTPIPTDGAPLTVPFTGVTATSANPDLRFRIVYPTALGVALPPAREIRVFPNPVTDGRLQIVLEDATPAQYVITNLLGQYVQKGVLEKETTVLPVSHVPSGLYLITITQGSLVCTKKIQIQ; via the coding sequence ATGGCGTCACAGTTACTATCTTTTTGCGGACTGGGGACGGGCTTGCCGCGATTCCTTTTCCTCTTTGCAATGCTCGTGTCTTCGGCGACCGCGCAAACCAATACGTTTACCGGTACTTCCACCATTGGAACCACAAGCGACTTTACCCGTTCGCCACGCTTTGCCGATTTCGATAACGACGGGGATGTCGATATTGCCTTTTACTCGGATGGTACCAATTACCGACTGTACAAAAACGACGGGACCGGCCTGTTCGCCAACACCTTTACCACGTTGGTCGCAGTGACCAATATGCCCATCGAGGTGGCTGATATGGATAATGACAGTGACGTAGACCTCGTCGACTACAATGGGAAGGTGTGGGTCAACAACGGTTCAGGTAGTTTTTCGCAGTTGTCAGGCGTGACGCTGAAACAGAATGCAGGCGGCGGCATTGGGGCCATCAAGCTCATCGACTTCAACGGCGACGGCAAGAGAGATGTGGTATGGGGCAATAACGCCACCGGTGCGACGGCCCGGAATGAAGTTTGGCTGAATTCAGGAACAACGGGCGCCCCGGCCTTTACCTATACCTATGGATTTTCGGCTACAAATGGCAACAGCGCTATCGACGTGGGCGATATTGACAACGATGGCGATAATGACATTCTCTTAGGGGCAAGCGCAAACGGCACGGAGGTTTTTAAGAATAACGACGGGGTCTTCACGGCCGGAACCTTCGCCGGGACGTATTCAGCGGTTGTGAAGCTAAACGACTGGGACAAAGACGGCGACCTCGACCTGCTAACCTGGTCGACCTATAATGGTGTGGGGATGCGCGTCTTCCTCAACAATGGCAGCGGCACTTTCGGTTCGCTTTCCTACACGGCGCCCGTAATGGGTGGTTCGATTGATTATGGGGATGTAAATGGCGATGGCTATCTGGACGCATTGATTAGCAACGGAACGGGTGGTACTACCAGCCTCTTGATCAACAACGGATGCGCGCTGGTCGAACGCACCAACGTGGCCGTCCACGGTCCGCACGGTTCTTTTCTGGCCGATTTCAATGCCGATGGACGGCCAGATGTCTTCATCGCTTCCCGTTTCAACACCACGACGAACCTCAGCCAGATCTACACCAGCAGCCTGGGCAAAACGAACATCCGGACGGCGCCGGGCAACGCGCTGAATTTTGACGGTGCAAACGATTATGTTTCCGTTCCCGATGCCAACTCACTTGACCTTACCACCAACTACACGATCGAAGCCTGGATTCGACCCACCGCTTTTTCCGCCTTGGCCGGTATCGTCAGTAAAAATCAGGTAAACGGATCGGCAGGCTATACCCTCAGACTGTCCGGAACGGCGCCCTTTACGGGAATCAATTTCGACGGGCTCGAAACGGCCGCCGGAGTGCTTGAAGCCGGAAGGTGGTACCATATTGCGGCCGTGAAAAGTGGTACGACCCGAACGCTGTATGTCAACGGCATCGCGGTAACCATGACGGGCACCGCGCTCACTACAGCCGCCAACACCGACGCGTTGACGATTGGTGTCGATTATCTTGCCGCTCCCCGCTATTTCTCCGGCTCTATCGATGAGGTACGGCTGTGGGCAGCCGCGCGTTCGCTCAGCGATATTACGTCGAACAATAAAAACATCCTGAGTTGTGGCACCCAAACCGGTTTGGTGGCCTATTACAAACTCGACAATGGAACGGTGGGCGCCAACAATTCCCTCTACTTTGTTGCCAATGACTTTACCGGCGCCAATAACGGCATCCTTACCAATTTCGCCCTTACGGGTACTGGCAGTAATTGGGTTGAGAGCTATGCAATGGCAGTTCCTACGGCCACCGCTTCGACGGCGAATACCGGCGTCGGCTTTACCGCAAACTGGACCGCCCCCGCCGTTGGCCTGGTTACGAATTACCTGCTTGATGTCTCCACGTCTTCGGCCTTTACGTCTTTTGTTTCCGGCTATAATGGGCTGAGCGTAAGCGGCACATCTTATGCCGTTACGGGATTGTCCGGCAACACCACATATTACTACCGCGTTCGCGCCGATAAGAATACGCTGTCGGGGCAAGGCGCTTATTCGAACACGATTGCCGCATCTACGCTGCCGACCGCACCCGGCAACGCATTGGGCTTTGACGGCGTGAATGATTTTGTCGCCGTTTCATCACCGACGGCCATACCGATTGCCAATGCGACCTACACGATGGAGGCCTGGATGCTGCCACGAACCCTTAACTCAAACGGCAACGGCAATGGCATCATCGGATGGGGTAATTATGGCACGACCAACCAGGCCAATGCCTTCAAATACCAGAACGGGAGCCTGGCCAATTATTGGTGGGCCAATGACCTCAGTGTATCGGTCGGTAACCTGGTAGGAAGGTGGAGCCATGTGGCCTGCTCTTTTGATGGCACCACCCGCAGAATTTACCTGAACGGCGCGTTGGTCGCGTCGGATACCCCAACCGGGCATAACGTACCGAATGCGGCTAACTTCCGGGTCGGGCTTACGATCTCATCTGCGGCCCTGTTGAACAGTTTTTTCGATGGCAGTCTCGACGAAGTGCGTGTCTGGAACGTGGCCCGTACGCAGGCACAGATTCAGGCCGGTATGTACACCACCATCAGTCCGTCCAGCACCGGCCTGGTGGCTTACTACTCCTTTAACAGCGGATCGCCTGCCGGAACCAATACTGGCCTATCTACACTCGTAGACCAAACGTCGAACAACAACGCCGGCACACTGACGAATTTTGCCCTTTCGGGGAATACAAGCAACTGGCTGGAAAGCTACGCGATGGTGATTCCGACTACCACCGCCGCCACGGCTATCGGTTCCACCGGCTTCACCGTGAACTGGACAGCGCCCACGGTGGGCACGGTTACGAATTATCTTTTAGACGTATCGACCTCTTCTACGTTCGCCAGTTTTGTGCCGGGCTATAATGCGCTCGTCGTGAACGGCACCTCACAGGCCGTTACCGGATTGGCCGGCAGTACGACCTATTATTACCGCGTGCGGGCCGATAAAACAAGTGTTACCGGGCAGGGTGGCTATTCAAATGCCACCAACCTTACCACCAATCCGCTCCTGACCTGGACGGGAGCCACAAACAATGACTGGGCTATCGCTACGAACTGGTCGCCCAATCAGGTGCCCGACGGTACAGTCGACATATTGGTCGCCTCCGGAAATCCGGTATTGAATACGGCGCTCACCGTTGCAGCCAACAAAAGCCTGACCATCAGCGGAACCGGTGCGCTCACCGTTGGCCCCACCGGAGTGTTGACCGTAGCCGGAACTGTCAATTTCAATGGAAAAGATGTGACGCTCAAGTCGGATGCAACCGGAACCGCGTCGATAGGTCAGGTTACGGGAAGCCTGTTGGGCGCCACCAATGTCACCATCGAACGCTACATCCCGGCAAAGCGCGCCTGGCGGATACTGTCGGCCCCGTTGAAAGGAACGTCTAACAATGGCATTGCGGCCAACTGGCAGGGAGTGCCCACCGAGGGGCTCTTGCTTTTCAGTCCGGCGACTTACAACTCGCAAACCATGACAGGCTATACAACCGGAGGGAACGCGCCGAACATCTGGAGATACGCGGCGGGCTGGCAGGCGATTCCAAACCTGACGACCGAAAGCCTATACGGGGCCGCCGCCGCTGACACCAAACCCTTCCTCGTGTTTGTGACCGGCCCCCAGGGGAGCGCGAACATCGGGGCGGGTGCAACGGCGACCACGCTGAAGCCAAAAGGGGAGTTAGTGACGGGTGCGGTGAACTACAGCGGACTTTCCACCGGTGTTTTCCAGGTAATGGCTAACCCGTATGCCAGTGCCATTGACCCGGTAGCGCTGGCTGCCTCGAATCCGAATTTCAAGTTCTGGATGTTGGATCCTTCGCTAGGATCGCTGGGCGGCTACGTAACCTATGACGGCACGAACTGGACGCCTGTTGCGCCTGTTGGGAACGCCAGAAACATCCAAAGCGGACAAGGCTTTTTCGTGCGCTCTGCCTCCGGTACGGCCTTTACACTACAGGAAAGCCAAAAGGTGTCCGGTAGTAGCACAAATTGGTTTGAACGTAACGGTTCGGGTGTGATGACGGAAGACGCCGATAAGATTCGGATCCTGCTGTACAAACCCGACGAATCGGGTTGGAAACTGGCCGACGGAATATTGGCTGTCAATCAAGCCTCCGGGAACAACGCCCTTGACGAAGCGGATACCAATAAGATTTCGAATTTCAATGAAAGCCTGATGTTCCGCAACGGCACCACAAACCTGGCAATCGAGTACCGTGGACTGCCGGAGTTGGGGGATACACAACAAATCCGGATGACAGGTACTACAGCAGGTGCTTACCAACTGGAGGTGATAGTGGAAAACTACACCAACAGCGGCCTTCAGCCCGCCCTTGAAGATACGTTGGCCGGAACCGTAACGCCTATTCCGACCGATGGCGCCCCCTTGACGGTTCCGTTCACTGGCGTAACCGCCACTTCGGCGAACCCGGATCTTAGGTTTCGAATTGTGTACCCCACCGCATTGGGTGTTGCATTACCGCCCGCCCGCGAGATCCGTGTGTTCCCCAACCCGGTTACGGACGGCAGGCTCCAGATTGTACTAGAGGATGCCACGCCCGCGCAATATGTAATAACCAACCTGTTAGGGCAGTATGTGCAAAAAGGGGTTTTAGAAAAGGAGACAACCGTACTTCCTGTTTCGCACGTGCCTTCCGGACTTTACCTGATTACCATCACGCAAGGAAGCCTTGTGTGCACCAAGAAAATCCAAATACAGTAG
- a CDS encoding T9SS type A sorting domain-containing protein gives MRFFVTLQKSGIYRQLMRVLFALLLSFIIFPTSAQVTFDTTFGTNGIAASTNISQDPLRLFYENDHYYVALETNGVCSRNFDGSVNTAFGSGGTYYFNSTGQNDYVKYAKLHNGFLYLFGATKIGTSTQEKAFVVKISLAGVPDPTFGTNGKANLDFGYTDEGIKDLLITDTGELYGAGYSNKTMLVCKITPSGTLDTSFNSTGYRTYPLNNPETSSAASIFLQGGELLIMGASVFGPNIVGGVKYAVLLKTDLAGNPISSYGSNGKKLFELAPSSMLCSRTVKRGVIGDDGNYYLYFTQGCQGFAGAYIAKYNPSTDVFVTQFLSSVPDQYCDYSIDSSGKTFLTGMYSCSTWSGSTICSRKATLLKKNADGTPDLTFNGTGNFTYAVPPVVNNEDYTMAYYRHADGRVVTAGRTNNQYSAFGFAFAMMRLYDNPTTPSLDVADISKNDGFKLFPNPVGSELFIQNQNQLLVTGISIQDVYGNLVYVKKGPVSPIEVSNLSAGLYFLTISTEDKDVTLKVLKK, from the coding sequence GTGCGTTTTTTTGTAACTTTACAAAAATCAGGAATCTATCGTCAGCTTATGCGAGTCTTATTTGCGTTATTGCTATCGTTTATCATCTTCCCAACATCCGCGCAGGTTACCTTTGACACGACATTTGGCACAAATGGCATTGCCGCCAGCACCAACATTTCCCAGGATCCGCTGCGCCTTTTCTATGAAAATGATCACTATTATGTGGCCCTCGAAACCAACGGAGTATGTAGCCGCAACTTCGACGGATCCGTAAACACCGCGTTCGGATCGGGTGGAACATACTACTTCAACTCAACAGGGCAAAACGACTACGTTAAGTACGCTAAACTACATAACGGCTTCCTGTATTTGTTCGGGGCGACGAAAATTGGCACATCTACACAGGAAAAAGCTTTTGTTGTGAAGATTTCATTGGCTGGCGTTCCGGACCCTACGTTTGGCACGAATGGAAAAGCAAATCTCGACTTCGGATATACGGATGAGGGTATCAAAGACCTGTTGATAACAGATACGGGTGAGTTGTATGGCGCGGGATATAGTAACAAAACTATGCTTGTTTGCAAAATCACTCCGTCGGGTACACTCGATACGTCTTTCAATTCGACCGGTTACCGGACGTATCCCCTGAATAACCCCGAAACATCTTCTGCGGCCAGTATATTTCTCCAGGGGGGAGAGCTTCTGATAATGGGCGCATCCGTTTTTGGTCCGAATATAGTAGGGGGTGTGAAGTATGCCGTGCTACTAAAAACAGATTTAGCTGGAAACCCAATCTCTTCTTATGGTAGCAACGGAAAGAAACTATTCGAGTTGGCACCTTCATCAATGTTGTGTAGCCGGACGGTAAAACGTGGCGTTATCGGCGACGATGGCAACTACTACCTATATTTCACGCAGGGATGCCAGGGTTTTGCAGGGGCATATATTGCAAAATACAATCCCTCAACCGACGTTTTCGTCACCCAGTTCTTATCTTCAGTTCCTGATCAATATTGCGACTATTCTATAGATAGTTCTGGGAAAACGTTCTTAACCGGTATGTACTCGTGTAGCACGTGGTCTGGATCGACTATCTGCAGCCGGAAGGCAACTCTGTTGAAAAAAAACGCCGACGGAACACCCGACCTCACTTTTAACGGAACGGGAAACTTTACCTACGCTGTGCCGCCCGTCGTAAACAACGAAGACTACACCATGGCCTATTATCGCCATGCAGACGGAAGAGTCGTCACAGCCGGACGAACCAATAACCAATACTCAGCATTTGGATTTGCGTTTGCAATGATGCGCCTTTACGACAATCCTACCACACCCTCCCTTGACGTAGCGGATATTTCCAAAAATGATGGATTTAAGCTGTTCCCGAATCCGGTTGGCAGTGAACTTTTTATACAAAACCAGAACCAGCTCCTAGTTACAGGTATATCGATTCAAGATGTGTATGGAAATTTGGTGTACGTAAAAAAAGGACCTGTTTCGCCAATTGAAGTATCTAATTTATCGGCAGGACTTTATTTTTTGACTATCAGCACCGAGGACAAGGATGTTACCTTGAAGGTTCTTAAAAAATAG
- the pheS gene encoding phenylalanine--tRNA ligase subunit alpha, producing MIDKIKEYIAEAQSFSTQKKDELEAFRIKFLGSKGILKDLFNEFRNIPNDQKKDFGQVINTLKNAAEEKLKELQEALESKEEAKGIYGDLTRPGEPVAIGSRHPISLVKNQIIDVFSNIGFNVSEGPEIEDDWHNFTALNLPEYHPARDMQDTFFIQTNPDVLLRTHTSSVQVRYMEAHKPPIRTISPGRVFRNEAISSRSHCIFHQVEGLYIDKDVSFADLKQTLLYFTKEMFGKSKIRLRPSYFPFTEPSAEVDIYWGLKTETDYRITKGTGWLEIMGCGMVDPNVLKNCGINPDEYTGFAFGMGIERIAMLLYQIGDIRMFYENDVRFLEQFKAGI from the coding sequence ATGATCGACAAGATTAAAGAATACATCGCAGAAGCACAGTCGTTCTCCACCCAAAAGAAAGACGAGTTGGAGGCCTTCCGTATCAAATTCCTCGGAAGCAAAGGCATTCTGAAAGACCTTTTCAATGAATTCCGGAACATCCCGAACGACCAGAAAAAAGACTTCGGACAGGTCATCAATACCCTGAAAAATGCCGCAGAGGAAAAACTGAAGGAACTGCAGGAAGCCCTCGAAAGCAAAGAAGAGGCGAAAGGCATCTATGGCGACCTCACCCGTCCGGGCGAGCCCGTGGCCATCGGCTCCCGCCATCCGATTTCGCTGGTCAAAAACCAAATCATCGATGTCTTTTCGAATATCGGCTTCAACGTCTCAGAAGGACCTGAAATCGAAGACGACTGGCACAACTTCACCGCGCTCAACCTGCCGGAATACCACCCGGCGCGCGACATGCAGGATACGTTCTTCATCCAGACCAATCCCGACGTGTTGCTGCGCACGCACACCTCATCGGTGCAGGTCCGTTACATGGAGGCCCACAAACCACCGATCCGCACCATCAGTCCGGGTCGCGTGTTCCGCAACGAAGCCATCTCCAGCCGTTCGCACTGCATTTTCCACCAGGTCGAAGGACTTTACATAGACAAAGATGTGTCGTTCGCCGACCTCAAGCAAACACTGCTCTATTTCACAAAAGAAATGTTCGGCAAGTCGAAGATCCGCCTGCGCCCGTCGTACTTCCCGTTCACCGAGCCGAGTGCGGAAGTGGATATTTATTGGGGACTCAAGACCGAAACCGACTACCGCATCACCAAAGGAACCGGCTGGCTCGAAATCATGGGCTGCGGCATGGTCGATCCGAACGTACTGAAAAACTGCGGCATCAACCCCGACGAATACACCGGTTTCGCCTTCGGCATGGGCATCGAACGCATCGCGATGCTGCTCTACCAAATCGGAGACATCCGGATGTTCTATGAAAACGATGTCCGTTTCCTCGAGCAGTTCAAGGCGGGAATTTAG
- a CDS encoding tetratricopeptide repeat protein, which translates to MKRLVVFFLFLSVFASAQGAFERGNAYYQKGDYAAAADTYERILRGGKHSAELYYNLGNAYYKQHKVALSIYNFEKALLLAPHDKDIKGNLEFARKLAIDDVREKPKVGFEKITTDLAGLYHYESWAWIAVVAAFVFAGFFVGYYLASTPLRKRLFFSGMLASLLLLLVACFSAYFGRDVYRRDRPAIVFAEVVSAKAEPKQEAPDAFVLHEGAKVRVLETLDRWRKVQLPDDTEGWIPATAIREIK; encoded by the coding sequence ATGAAACGACTGGTGGTTTTTTTCCTGTTTTTGTCGGTCTTTGCCTCAGCGCAGGGCGCGTTCGAACGCGGCAATGCCTACTACCAAAAAGGCGATTATGCCGCCGCTGCCGACACCTATGAGCGGATCCTGCGGGGCGGGAAGCACTCGGCTGAACTCTATTACAACCTGGGCAATGCCTATTACAAACAACACAAAGTAGCACTTTCCATCTATAACTTCGAGAAAGCGTTATTACTGGCGCCTCATGACAAAGACATCAAGGGCAACCTGGAATTTGCGCGAAAATTGGCCATCGACGATGTGCGCGAAAAACCAAAGGTAGGGTTCGAGAAAATCACCACTGACCTGGCCGGACTTTACCACTACGAAAGCTGGGCCTGGATTGCCGTAGTGGCAGCGTTTGTGTTTGCCGGGTTTTTCGTGGGTTATTACCTTGCTTCCACGCCGCTTCGGAAACGTCTTTTCTTCTCAGGCATGCTGGCGTCTTTGTTGCTTTTGCTGGTTGCCTGTTTCTCGGCGTATTTCGGTCGTGATGTATATCGGCGCGACCGCCCTGCCATCGTCTTTGCGGAAGTAGTGTCAGCGAAAGCGGAACCCAAACAAGAGGCCCCCGACGCGTTCGTTTTGCATGAAGGTGCGAAAGTGCGGGTTTTGGAAACCCTTGACCGCTGGCGTAAAGTGCAACTCCCGGACGATACGGAGGGTTGGATTCCGGCGACGGCGATACGGGAGATAAAATAA
- a CDS encoding BatD family protein, with protein MKRLLFLFLLCCQAVSAQVQFEAKASKAKLGVNERLTVTFTVNADGDNFTPPAFEGFRVFSGPFQSVQQMWVNGRGSFNKSYSYVLTPLQKGTLTIRQASIEINGQIYKTSPIKVTITDAIPVPKDPYAPQLIGYDDLQLVADVSKSSPYLNEPITVEYKLYLGYNAEIRAWHEVEKPKYNDFWSQNIDVKNPQVVETTYNGERTRMVVLRKTVLYPQKSGRLTIEPLSLDFDLVLPTNRRTFWGVQMQEVNKRVTTGTKVINVKSLPEAGKPIDFTGAVGDFTFTATPSRSTVKNGESLDLVVKVSGKGNLKLFDLPKPIVPNALEMYDPVHDEKVSTPLSGMTGSIADKYTIIPQYKGNYPIKPMRFSYFDLSSGRYKTITTQEIMIRVIGGPEQAAVAANSPQKQTVATSQQFQFIKRKTKLTPIRHVDFFGSGTFYSLVGIPFALLPFFLLVMRRREALDRDVAGKKSRAASQLARRYLGQARKQLGQKEAFYVALEKAMHNFLKAKLHIETSEMSKDKIREILLDRKADPTTVNRFLELMENCDFARYAPSTDGRMQQDYDLAAQLLTELSKQI; from the coding sequence ATGAAACGACTCCTCTTTCTCTTCCTGCTCTGTTGCCAGGCCGTATCGGCACAGGTGCAGTTCGAAGCCAAGGCGAGCAAAGCCAAACTCGGCGTCAACGAACGGCTGACGGTGACCTTTACCGTCAACGCTGACGGCGACAACTTCACGCCACCCGCGTTTGAAGGCTTCCGGGTATTCTCGGGCCCTTTCCAGTCGGTACAGCAAATGTGGGTCAACGGCCGCGGGTCGTTCAACAAATCGTATTCGTATGTGCTGACGCCGCTGCAAAAAGGAACGCTGACCATCCGTCAGGCGAGCATCGAAATCAACGGACAGATTTACAAAACGTCACCGATAAAGGTGACGATTACCGATGCAATTCCAGTTCCGAAAGATCCGTATGCGCCGCAGCTCATTGGGTATGACGACCTCCAGTTGGTGGCCGACGTATCGAAAAGCAGTCCGTATCTGAACGAACCGATTACCGTCGAATACAAACTCTATCTCGGCTATAACGCGGAAATCCGCGCCTGGCATGAAGTTGAGAAACCCAAATACAACGACTTCTGGAGCCAGAACATCGATGTCAAGAACCCGCAGGTTGTGGAAACCACCTATAACGGCGAACGCACCCGTATGGTGGTATTGCGCAAAACCGTGCTCTACCCACAGAAATCGGGTCGTTTGACCATTGAACCGCTGTCGCTCGACTTTGACCTGGTGTTACCGACCAACCGCCGCACCTTCTGGGGCGTGCAGATGCAGGAAGTCAACAAACGCGTAACCACCGGTACCAAGGTCATTAACGTCAAGTCGCTGCCAGAAGCCGGAAAACCGATTGACTTCACCGGAGCCGTGGGTGATTTTACCTTTACGGCTACCCCTTCCCGCTCGACGGTGAAAAACGGCGAAAGCCTCGACCTGGTGGTCAAAGTCAGCGGAAAAGGCAACCTCAAACTGTTCGACCTGCCAAAACCAATAGTGCCGAATGCCCTTGAGATGTATGATCCGGTGCACGATGAAAAGGTGTCGACGCCACTTTCGGGAATGACAGGATCGATTGCCGACAAATACACCATCATCCCGCAATACAAAGGGAATTACCCCATCAAGCCGATGCGGTTCTCGTATTTTGACCTTTCTAGCGGACGCTATAAGACGATCACGACGCAGGAAATCATGATCCGTGTGATTGGCGGACCGGAACAGGCGGCCGTTGCGGCCAACTCGCCACAGAAGCAAACGGTCGCGACGTCGCAACAGTTCCAGTTTATCAAGCGGAAGACGAAACTGACGCCCATCCGGCATGTCGATTTCTTTGGCTCGGGCACCTTCTATTCCCTTGTGGGAATTCCGTTTGCCTTGCTGCCATTTTTCCTGCTCGTCATGCGCCGCCGTGAAGCCCTCGACCGCGATGTGGCCGGTAAGAAATCACGCGCCGCCAGCCAATTGGCCCGTCGCTACCTGGGCCAGGCCCGCAAACAATTAGGACAGAAAGAAGCGTTCTATGTCGCACTTGAGAAGGCGATGCACAATTTCCTGAAGGCGAAACTGCACATTGAAACATCGGAGATGAGCAAAGACAAGATACGGGAGATCCTGCTTGACCGCAAGGCCGACCCTACGACGGTCAACCGCTTCCTGGAACTGATGGAGAATTGCGACTTTGCCCGATACGCCCCGTCAACCGACGGCCGCATGCAACAGGATTACGACCTGGCCGCACAACTGCTCACCGAACTCAGCAAACAGATCTAA
- a CDS encoding tetratricopeptide repeat protein, whose translation MRTLLTYCLLFVSVCVVAQKKDRHLAKGNEALAGKQYADAEVEYRLSQNVAPGKAPATYNLGNTIYTLNLPEEAGYVYTKAIKEAKTYTQKHKAYHNLGNVYMKLKNYEAAVNAYKMALVNNPADEQTRYNYALARLYLKNNPPKNGGGKDNKKDQNKDQQKQNQQQKNQQDKQDKKDQGDQNKDQQKKQGDQQKDKGQGDQPKPQPRPQGASKQRIDNILNAINNEEKKVQDKVKEKAKAQPVQPEKDW comes from the coding sequence ATGAGAACGCTGCTCACATATTGCCTGTTATTCGTTTCTGTTTGCGTCGTAGCCCAGAAGAAAGACCGCCATCTCGCGAAAGGGAATGAGGCGTTGGCCGGTAAGCAGTATGCCGACGCGGAAGTCGAATACCGTCTTTCGCAGAATGTAGCCCCAGGAAAGGCACCTGCCACCTATAACCTCGGCAACACCATCTATACACTGAACCTTCCGGAGGAAGCCGGTTATGTGTATACGAAAGCAATAAAAGAAGCCAAGACCTATACCCAAAAGCACAAAGCGTATCACAACCTGGGGAACGTCTATATGAAGCTGAAGAATTATGAAGCTGCGGTCAATGCCTACAAAATGGCACTGGTCAACAACCCGGCCGACGAACAGACCCGCTATAACTATGCCCTTGCGCGGCTTTACCTGAAAAACAACCCGCCTAAGAACGGAGGTGGTAAAGACAACAAGAAAGACCAGAACAAGGACCAGCAAAAGCAAAACCAACAGCAAAAGAACCAGCAGGACAAGCAGGACAAAAAAGACCAGGGCGACCAAAACAAAGACCAGCAGAAAAAGCAGGGTGACCAGCAAAAAGACAAAGGCCAGGGCGACCAGCCTAAGCCGCAACCGCGTCCGCAGGGTGCTTCGAAGCAACGTATCGACAACATCCTGAACGCGATCAACAACGAAGAAAAAAAGGTACAGGATAAAGTTAAGGAGAAGGCAAAAGCCCAACCAGTTCAACCTGAAAAAGATTGGTAA